Proteins from a genomic interval of bacterium:
- a CDS encoding SpoIID/LytB domain-containing protein — protein sequence MSQSGGKIPGNEERALAAFYQGEYPAAIEEYERLVAVHKEKTAWVLDLAAAMMAEGRFADAAKVLKQNRLYGLRTVEAVMAEGDRSTARKILQEMLESPEPPRQTRIYLGLVEYLDGNYAESAEQLWRAKDINPKQGSIHLMLGRAFQALATQESVERDYFVSRAKQEYNRAITLDPSLWQVHRDLAFLATDSKNIKKALRHWRRVKSTIGNADEVKLAIAGLMEQLPVPTMTATPKTLVIKAAPKPPVFGPIAAQAWQVNPGDPVIKVGLGNKLSRIAFGCTGAWRARDHRGRLFWEGLGERGYRIEKDTRGRWWLKNWEGKPFKQIRKKITLEPVDSDAVLAVFDLFQTSGYFWSVGGRKTRYYRGKLQIKTARKRITLLNLVSLEEYLISVVPGEMPALWPLEALKTQVVVARTDTLLRRGTHRKQGYDVCNNAHCAMYKGVTAEHPRSHQAVLETRRLVVMKGNRKLLPTFYSHSCGGMTQSNQEAWWKKLPEPSQPGGIYDMDVNSSTCRALPLRPGSLNQWLSDSPDVFCNAPRYSAPRNFRWLKILTQAELTAVLDRRYNIGAVREVKIIERSPSAYVRKIYVSGDEGNVIVRGDRIRSSLGGLRSNLFTLFPVGDKAHPYAWLVWGGGWGHGVGLCQVGAGQMGREGYTYQEILKHYFPEGSIEIWP from the coding sequence ATGTCGCAATCCGGTGGAAAAATTCCCGGAAACGAAGAACGGGCATTGGCGGCTTTTTATCAGGGGGAGTATCCCGCAGCGATTGAAGAGTATGAACGTCTGGTGGCCGTGCATAAAGAAAAAACCGCGTGGGTGCTGGATTTGGCTGCGGCCATGATGGCCGAAGGGCGTTTTGCTGATGCCGCTAAAGTGTTGAAACAAAACCGGCTTTATGGATTGCGCACCGTTGAAGCGGTAATGGCAGAGGGTGATCGTTCCACTGCACGGAAAATACTTCAGGAAATGCTCGAATCACCGGAACCGCCGAGACAGACACGGATTTATCTGGGACTGGTTGAATATTTGGATGGAAATTATGCAGAATCAGCTGAACAGCTTTGGCGAGCGAAGGATATTAACCCCAAGCAAGGGAGCATCCATCTTATGCTGGGACGGGCCTTCCAAGCGCTTGCGACACAGGAATCGGTAGAGCGGGATTATTTTGTAAGCCGGGCCAAGCAGGAATATAATCGTGCCATCACACTTGATCCCAGTCTTTGGCAGGTCCATCGGGATTTGGCGTTTTTGGCAACGGATTCAAAAAATATTAAAAAAGCCTTACGGCATTGGCGACGTGTAAAATCCACGATTGGGAATGCCGATGAGGTTAAACTCGCGATAGCCGGTTTGATGGAACAACTTCCTGTACCGACTATGACAGCGACACCGAAGACCTTGGTAATAAAAGCCGCACCAAAACCGCCGGTGTTTGGTCCGATTGCGGCCCAGGCCTGGCAGGTCAATCCCGGGGATCCGGTGATTAAGGTTGGTCTGGGTAATAAACTATCCCGTATTGCTTTTGGGTGCACCGGCGCCTGGCGTGCCAGGGATCATCGCGGCCGTTTGTTCTGGGAAGGCCTGGGTGAACGAGGATACCGGATCGAGAAGGATACGCGCGGTCGCTGGTGGTTGAAAAACTGGGAGGGTAAACCTTTTAAGCAGATCCGAAAAAAAATAACCCTGGAACCTGTTGATTCGGATGCGGTTTTGGCGGTTTTTGATCTTTTTCAGACCAGTGGGTATTTTTGGAGTGTGGGCGGCAGGAAGACCCGTTATTACCGCGGCAAGCTTCAAATCAAAACAGCGCGAAAGCGCATCACATTGCTTAATCTTGTTTCGCTGGAAGAATACTTGATCAGCGTTGTACCCGGAGAGATGCCGGCGCTTTGGCCGCTGGAGGCTTTGAAAACACAAGTGGTGGTAGCCCGTACGGACACGTTACTGCGCCGGGGAACGCATCGAAAACAAGGATATGATGTCTGTAACAATGCGCATTGTGCAATGTACAAAGGTGTGACTGCCGAGCACCCAAGGTCTCATCAGGCGGTCCTGGAAACCCGCAGGTTAGTCGTGATGAAAGGGAACCGGAAATTACTGCCCACTTTTTATTCACATTCCTGCGGCGGTATGACCCAGAGCAATCAAGAAGCTTGGTGGAAGAAACTTCCGGAACCGTCCCAACCGGGTGGGATTTATGATATGGATGTCAATTCTTCCACATGTCGGGCACTGCCATTGCGGCCGGGATCTTTGAACCAATGGCTGTCCGATTCACCGGATGTTTTTTGTAATGCCCCCCGCTATTCAGCCCCGCGTAATTTTCGCTGGCTGAAGATACTCACACAAGCGGAGTTAACCGCAGTATTGGATCGGCGATACAACATCGGCGCGGTCCGGGAAGTGAAAATTATTGAGCGTAGTCCCAGCGCTTATGTCCGGAAAATTTATGTATCCGGTGATGAGGGTAATGTTATTGTGCGTGGCGATCGTATTCGATCCTCGTTGGGCGGACTACGCAGTAATTTGTTTACACTTTTTCCGGTGGGAGACAAAGCGCATCCTTATGCCTGGCTGGTTTGGGGCGGTGGCTGGGGTCATGGAGTGGGACTTTGTCAGGTCGGTGCGGGTCAGATGGGACGCGAGGGATACACGTATCAGGAAATTCTTAAACATTATTTCCCGGAGGGAAGTATAGAAATATGGCCGTGA
- the lgt gene encoding prolipoprotein diacylglyceryl transferase yields the protein MIPTLFSIGSFTLHSYGVMVALAFSVAIYLAWRQAIREGIQSEIFLDMSLWVIVGGILGARTLYVIVSWEQFTDHWLDVFKLWQGGLVFYGGLIGALLAVLLYCRKHKFAIWKLFDICAPYAALGHALGRIGCFLNGCCYGKVNATWGVVFPALNDSMPHLPTQLYESLADFLIFTGLVIFRKFKRFEGQLLWLYIMVYALVRFGLEFLRGDEIRGTIGISWLHTSQLIALILFVVSAGMLGILGRGATIKKNHSNRTR from the coding sequence ATGATTCCTACGTTGTTCTCCATCGGTTCCTTTACCTTACACAGCTACGGCGTGATGGTTGCTCTGGCATTTTCGGTTGCGATCTATTTGGCATGGCGGCAGGCGATCCGGGAAGGTATTCAATCCGAGATTTTTCTCGATATGTCACTTTGGGTGATTGTGGGCGGGATTCTCGGCGCGCGAACACTCTATGTGATTGTTTCTTGGGAACAATTTACAGATCATTGGCTGGATGTTTTTAAACTATGGCAAGGCGGATTGGTGTTTTACGGCGGTTTGATCGGTGCGCTTCTGGCGGTTTTACTGTATTGCCGGAAACATAAATTTGCTATTTGGAAATTATTTGATATTTGTGCACCCTATGCGGCATTAGGACATGCCCTGGGGCGTATCGGCTGTTTTTTAAATGGTTGTTGCTACGGCAAGGTGAACGCAACCTGGGGTGTGGTGTTTCCGGCATTGAATGATTCTATGCCGCATTTGCCGACTCAGTTGTATGAAAGTCTGGCGGATTTTTTGATTTTTACCGGACTGGTTATTTTCAGGAAATTTAAGCGCTTTGAAGGACAACTTCTTTGGCTATACATCATGGTCTATGCTTTGGTACGTTTTGGTCTGGAATTTTTACGCGGGGATGAAATTCGCGGGACGATCGGGATTTCCTGGCTGCATACATCGCAATTGATTGCACTCATCCTGTTTGTGGTTTCAGCCGGTATGCTGGGCATCCTGGGGCGCGGTGCAACGATTAAAAAAAACCATTCAAATCGGACAAGGTAG
- the lspA gene encoding signal peptidase II has product MGIFGYSREFKGDRQVGSLGKSRRLFGSVQVYWTVFFCTLVLDVLSKWAVAQTMVLHQSVPMVGTFFKLTYVRNAGAAFSLLADDTGPGKMVLLISIAAAAIIIFTIMAYRGKRRGRILMVALGLASGGASGNLINRAFSGTVVDFIEFSYKKLHWPVFNLADAAVVIGIFLLLLITFSRRLGR; this is encoded by the coding sequence GTGGGTATTTTTGGATATTCCCGTGAATTCAAGGGTGACCGGCAAGTCGGCAGTCTGGGGAAGAGCAGACGCTTGTTTGGCTCCGTCCAAGTTTATTGGACCGTTTTTTTCTGTACACTTGTGTTGGATGTACTCAGCAAATGGGCGGTCGCACAGACCATGGTATTACACCAGAGTGTTCCTATGGTTGGGACATTTTTCAAGTTAACCTATGTTCGCAATGCAGGTGCTGCATTTAGTCTTTTGGCGGATGATACCGGTCCCGGGAAGATGGTGCTGCTTATCAGCATTGCGGCAGCGGCAATTATAATTTTTACCATCATGGCTTATCGGGGAAAAAGGCGGGGCAGGATTTTAATGGTTGCTTTAGGGCTGGCGAGTGGAGGCGCTTCGGGTAATCTTATTAATCGGGCGTTTTCAGGGACAGTCGTAGATTTTATAGAGTTTAGTTATAAAAAGCTTCATTGGCCGGTTTTTAATTTGGCCGATGCAGCTGTTGTCATAGGTATCTTCCTTCTTTTGCTGATAACTTTCTCGCGGCGTTTGGGTAGATGA
- the ileS gene encoding isoleucine--tRNA ligase: protein MDYRDTMNLPETEFPMKAGLNDKEPAMQAKWEEMDIYSLLRRHSRGRPKFILHDGPPYANGDVHIGTAFNKISKDLIIKYKSMRGFDVPYVPGWDCHGMPIEHKVVEKLTQDEAADRNRVRSECRAYAEKFVNHQRRQFKRLGGFGDWDNPYLTMHPLYQASIVKMFGELALKGFIYRGLKPVYWCTQCRSALAEAEVEYSDHTSPSVTVRFEWAGAWPETWGAKPAGRVFVPIWTTTPWTLPANRAVAIHPELTYALIESEGDHYILAKELIHANWEKMKKPYVLEAEFPGESLVGHLLTHPFLSREVPLISGSHVTLEAGTGCVHTAPGHGQDDYVVGLENKLEIFNPVGPNGCFTAEFPEMEGEFVFKANGKIIDLLKEKQALMHAEEISHAYPHCWRHRTPIIFRATEQWFMNVDKDGFRQQVLDKIEEDVKWIPEVSKNRISAMVAQRPDWCLSRQRAWGVPLPVFYCEACAKPLLVKEVFHAVEQLFAKETADAWFLKKPEEILPEGTTCPHCGGNAFRQETDILDVWFDSGVSHAAVLENRKELKFPADLYLEGSDQHRGWFQVSLLTAAATTGKAPYKNVLTHGYVVDGDGRKMSKSLGNFITADEAIARHGGADIVRLWVSSENIQNDVRFSEEILKRTVDTYRRVRNSLRFLLGNLKDFTPDMAVKKKEQLEIDRLMLHRIHVFNEACTEACDAYEYYRFYQVLQNFCANDLSSFYFDILKDRLYADGADSHSRRSAQTTLWHLLHYLVRVIAPVLMHTAEEAWQVMQAQGLLTEKEIVPSVHLASWLPTPRDWKDEALGTAWKQLLEIRFDVTKQLEEARNRKKIRHSYEASVCIRVRGEKRSWLAAHRDLLESLFVVSTVELEEAGSAGPEMMIRVEPSTNKKCDRCWRMLPSVGKHEDHPGLCDRCHEVVVVLQPPEAAKKA from the coding sequence ATGGACTATCGCGATACGATGAATCTTCCGGAAACGGAATTTCCCATGAAGGCAGGCCTTAATGACAAAGAGCCTGCCATGCAAGCCAAGTGGGAGGAAATGGATATTTACAGCCTGCTTCGTAGGCACAGCCGCGGCAGGCCGAAATTTATTTTGCATGATGGGCCGCCCTATGCCAACGGGGACGTGCATATCGGCACAGCCTTTAATAAAATTTCCAAGGACCTTATCATAAAGTACAAGAGTATGCGCGGTTTTGATGTGCCTTATGTTCCCGGATGGGATTGTCACGGGATGCCGATTGAACACAAGGTGGTGGAAAAGCTCACCCAAGACGAGGCGGCTGACCGCAACCGTGTGAGGAGCGAGTGCCGCGCTTATGCAGAGAAATTTGTGAATCACCAACGACGTCAGTTCAAACGTTTGGGCGGTTTCGGGGACTGGGACAATCCGTATTTAACCATGCATCCTCTTTATCAGGCATCGATTGTCAAGATGTTTGGGGAGTTGGCTCTCAAGGGATTTATTTATCGTGGTCTAAAACCGGTTTACTGGTGTACCCAGTGCCGAAGTGCACTGGCTGAGGCGGAAGTGGAATATTCAGATCATACCAGCCCTTCGGTGACAGTACGTTTTGAGTGGGCCGGTGCATGGCCGGAAACCTGGGGAGCAAAGCCGGCCGGCCGGGTTTTTGTGCCTATTTGGACAACCACACCCTGGACATTGCCTGCCAATCGGGCAGTGGCAATTCATCCTGAATTGACCTATGCGTTGATTGAATCGGAAGGCGATCACTATATTCTGGCCAAAGAGTTGATTCATGCCAACTGGGAAAAAATGAAAAAACCCTATGTGCTGGAAGCGGAATTTCCCGGGGAGTCCCTGGTCGGACATTTGCTTACACATCCGTTTTTGTCCAGGGAGGTACCTCTCATTTCAGGATCTCATGTGACTTTGGAGGCGGGTACCGGATGTGTGCATACCGCACCCGGGCATGGTCAGGATGATTATGTTGTCGGGTTGGAAAACAAATTGGAAATATTCAATCCGGTGGGTCCCAATGGATGTTTTACAGCGGAGTTTCCTGAAATGGAGGGGGAGTTTGTTTTTAAGGCAAATGGAAAAATTATTGATCTGCTCAAGGAAAAGCAGGCCTTAATGCATGCGGAAGAAATTTCTCACGCCTATCCCCATTGTTGGCGGCATCGCACACCGATTATTTTTCGGGCAACCGAGCAGTGGTTTATGAATGTTGATAAGGACGGTTTTAGGCAACAGGTGCTGGATAAAATTGAAGAGGATGTCAAATGGATACCGGAAGTTTCTAAAAACCGGATAAGCGCGATGGTCGCGCAGCGGCCCGACTGGTGTCTTTCCAGACAGCGGGCTTGGGGTGTTCCCTTGCCGGTTTTTTATTGTGAGGCCTGTGCCAAACCATTGCTTGTGAAGGAGGTCTTTCATGCGGTGGAGCAATTATTTGCCAAAGAGACCGCAGATGCCTGGTTTTTGAAAAAGCCGGAGGAGATCCTTCCTGAGGGAACGACCTGTCCTCATTGTGGAGGCAATGCCTTTCGCCAGGAAACTGATATTTTGGATGTCTGGTTTGATTCAGGTGTGAGCCATGCGGCGGTATTGGAAAATCGCAAGGAACTCAAATTTCCGGCAGATTTGTATTTGGAAGGCTCGGATCAACACCGCGGTTGGTTTCAGGTATCGCTTTTGACTGCGGCAGCCACCACAGGCAAAGCACCCTATAAAAATGTATTGACCCATGGATATGTTGTCGACGGCGATGGCAGGAAAATGTCGAAATCACTGGGTAATTTTATTACCGCGGATGAGGCGATTGCACGTCACGGTGGTGCTGATATCGTCCGCCTTTGGGTATCGTCGGAAAACATTCAGAATGATGTTCGTTTTTCTGAAGAAATCTTAAAGCGGACGGTGGATACGTATCGTCGGGTTCGTAATTCTCTCCGGTTTTTACTGGGCAATTTAAAAGATTTTACGCCGGATATGGCGGTGAAAAAAAAGGAACAACTGGAGATTGACCGTTTGATGCTGCACCGGATTCATGTTTTCAATGAAGCATGTACTGAGGCTTGTGATGCTTATGAATATTACCGTTTTTACCAGGTGTTGCAGAATTTTTGTGCCAATGATTTGTCCTCCTTTTACTTTGATATTTTAAAAGACCGGCTTTATGCCGACGGTGCCGACTCGCATTCACGGCGGAGTGCGCAGACCACGCTATGGCATCTTTTGCATTATCTTGTCCGGGTCATTGCGCCGGTTCTGATGCATACCGCGGAGGAGGCCTGGCAGGTTATGCAGGCCCAGGGACTCCTGACGGAAAAAGAGATAGTACCTTCGGTTCACCTGGCATCCTGGCTGCCAACCCCCCGCGACTGGAAGGATGAGGCACTGGGGACCGCTTGGAAACAATTGCTGGAGATACGTTTTGATGTCACCAAACAACTGGAGGAGGCCCGGAATCGGAAAAAAATCCGGCATTCCTATGAGGCATCGGTGTGCATCCGGGTACGGGGTGAAAAAAGATCATGGCTGGCTGCGCATCGGGACTTGTTGGAATCACTTTTTGTGGTTTCAACTGTTGAGTTGGAAGAGGCAGGGTCCGCCGGGCCGGAAATGATGATTCGGGTGGAACCCTCCACCAATAAGAAATGCGATCGCTGCTGGAGAATGCTGCCCTCTGTCGGCAAGCATGAAGACCATCCCGGATTATGCGATCGCTGTCATGAGGTGGTGGTTGTACTGCAACCGCCGGAGGCTGCAAAGAAAGCGTAG